In one window of Hyla sarda isolate aHylSar1 chromosome 1, aHylSar1.hap1, whole genome shotgun sequence DNA:
- the LYAR gene encoding cell growth-regulating nucleolar protein produces MVFFTCNACGESLKKAQVEKHISFCRNCQCLSCIDCGKDFLGDDYKTHLKCITEDEKYGGKGFEAKGFKGDAKQQQWLQRIKEAMKKPNLSNGIRNILNQISTYDNIPRKKAKFQNWIRNSIKVNDPALQDEVWDIFEDSSSNEKDNTNNNAPSNTTEPESKAESSSATEESEKKKSKRERKEERKKKNKKEKKDLSSEEQNGTKKKAKKRKMEEDEIPETGDEEATRKKKKKHQKHKGDEAFEEEEEEEEASGVKKKQNDSEGEEQEEQADENGADENVDEESGKKGKFNWKGTIKALLRQAPDNELPIKKLRKKVIAQYYVISSEQHKSEEELLATFNKKIHKNPTFRVLKERVKLVK; encoded by the exons ATGGTATTTTTCACCTGCAATGCCTGTGGCGAGTCCCTGAAGAAAGCACAAGTAGAGAAGCATATCTCCTTCTGCCGGAACTGTCAGTGCCTGTCCTGTATCGATTGTGGTAAAGATTTCTT GGGGGACGACTATAAAACCCACCTGAAGTGCATAACAGAGGATGAGAAATATGGAGGCAAAGGCTTTGAAGCAAAAGGCTTTAAAGGGGATGCGAAGCAGCAGCAGTGGCTCCAG AGGATTAAAGAAGCAATGAAAAAGCCAAACCTCAGCAACGGTATAAGGAATATTTTAAATCAAATTAGTACATATGATAACATTCCCAGGAAGAAGGCTAAATTCCAG aactGGATAAGAAACAGTATAAAAGTCAATGATCCAGCACTGCAGGATGAAGTGTGGGACATTTTTGAAGACTCTTCTAGTAAT GAAAAAGACAACACTAATAACAATGCACCCTCTAACACAACTGAACCTGAGAGCAAAGCTGAGTCTTCTTCAGCAACAGAGGAAAGCGAGAAGAAAAAAAGCAAGCGGGAGCGGAAGgaggaaaggaagaaaaaaaataagaaagagaaaaaagatCTGAGTTCAGAGGAGCAGAACGGCACAAAAAAGAAGGCAAAGAAGCGGAAAATGGAAGAGGATGAGATTCCCGAGACAGGTGATGAGGAGGCCacaagaaagaagaaaaagaaacatcAAAAACATAAGGGTGATGAGGCcttcgaggaggaggaggaggaggaagaagcttcAGGGGTAAAAAAGAAGCAGAATGATTCTGAAG GGGAAGAACAGGAAGAGCAGGCAGACGAAAATGGTGCAGATGAAAATGTCGATGAGGAAAGCGGTAAAAAAG GTAAATTTAACTGGAAGGGAACAATCAAGGCATTGCTGAGACAAGCTCCTGACAATGAGCTGCCAATCAAGAAACTGAGGAAGAAG GTCATTGCACAGTATTACGTGATCTCCTCTGAGCAGCACAAATCTGAGGAGGAGCTTCTTGCCACCTTTAAcaagaaaatacataaaaatccAACATTCCGAGTATTAAAAGAAAGAGTAAAGCTAGTAAAATAA